In Eschrichtius robustus isolate mEscRob2 chromosome 11, mEscRob2.pri, whole genome shotgun sequence, the following proteins share a genomic window:
- the TBRG1 gene encoding transforming growth factor beta regulator 1, producing the protein MSLLGGLASSPRAPLQSSKARMKKLPKKSQNEKYRLKYLRLRKAAKATVFENAAICDEIARLEEKFLKAKEERRYLLKKLLQLQALTEGEAQVAAPSHSSSLPLTYGVASSVGTIQGAGPISGPSTGAEEPFGKKSKKEKKEKGKENNKLEVLKKTSKKKKMEAGARKLVQPIALDPSGRPVFPIGLGGLTVYSLGEIITDRPGFHDEGAIYPVGYCSTRVYASMKSPDQECLYTCQIKDGGTQPQFEVVPEDDPQNAIVSSSADACHAELLKTISAAMGKLMPSMHPSGADFFGFSHPTIHNLIQSCPGARKCVNYQWVKFDVCKPGDSLLPPQGQLENDAATSFEAFQRQTFHKDHNDPILQGSLDLPELQPTAFVSSYQPMFLTHEPLVDTHLRHLKAPSQCSPAQSSD; encoded by the exons ATGAGCCTGCTGGGCGGCCTGGCCTCCTCGCCGCGGGCCCCACTGCAGTCCAGCAAGGCCAGGATGAAAAAGCTCCCGAAGAAGAGCCAAAACGAGAAGTACCGGCTCAAGTACCTGCGGCTGCGCAAAGCGGCCAAAGCCACGGTGTTT GAAAATGCTGCTATTTGTGATGAAATTGCTCGTCTTGAGGAAAAATTTCTTAAAGCTAAAGAAGAAAGACG GTACTTGCTAAAGAAGCTCCTCCAGCTCCAGGCTCTAACTGAAGGGGAAGCACAGGTTGCAGCTCCTTCCCACAGCTCCAGTTTGCCCCTGACTTACGGTGTGGCCAGCTCTGTGGGAACTATCCAGGGAGCTGGGCCGATTTCTGGGCCTAGCACTGGAGCTGAGGAACCATTTGGGAAGAAAtccaagaaggagaaaaaagaaaaaggcaaagagaaCAACAAACTGGAAG TTCTGAAGAAAacatccaagaaaaagaaaatggaggcaGGTGCTCGCAAGCTGGTTCAGCCCATTGCCCTGGATCCCTCAGGACGGCCTGTGTTCCCCATCGGACTGGGGGGTCTAACAGTATATAGCCTGGGGGAG ATCATCACCGACCGACCTGGCTTCCATGACGAGGGTGCCATCTACCCTGTGGGCTACTGCAGTACTCGGGTATACGCCAGCATGAAGAGCCCAGACCAGGAGTGTCTGTACACCTGTCAGATCAAGGACGGTGGCACACAGCCTCAG TTTGAAGTTGTTCCTGAAGATGATCCCCAGAATGCCATTGTCAGCTCTTCTGCAGATGCCTGTCATGCAGAACTGCTCAAGACCATAAGTGCTGCTAT GGGGAAACTAATGCCCAGCATGCATCCATCTGGAGCTGACTTTTTTGGGTTTTCTCATCCAACCATCCACAACCTGATCCAGAGTTGTCCAGGAGCTCGAAAATGCGTCAA TTACCAGTGGGTGAAGTTTGACGTGTGCAAACCTGGAGACAGTCTGCTGCCGCCCCAAGGACAGCTAGAgaatgatgcagctacaagctTTGAAGCCTTTCAGAGACAGACCTTCCATAAAGATCATAATGATCCCATTCTACAag GATCTTTGGACCTCCCAGAGCTTCAGCCTACAGCCTTTGTGTCTTCTTATCAACCCATGTTCCTGACACATGAACCCTTGGTAGATACTCACCTACGGCACCTGAAGGCTCCGTCGCAGTGTAGCCCAGCTCAGTCTTCAGATTGA
- the PANX3 gene encoding pannexin-3: MSLAHTAAEYMLSDALLPDRRGPRLKGLRLELPLDRMVKFVAMGFPLLLMSLAFAQEFSSGSPISCFCPSNFSIRQAAYVDSSCWDALVHHEQDESGQYRTKSLWPHKALPYSLLALAVAMYLPVLLWQYAAVPALSSDLRFIISELDKSYNRAIRLVQHMLKIWQEGSDPHAFWDELEKARKERYFEFPLLERYLACKQRSHSLVAAYLLRNSLLLFFTSATYLYLGHFHLDVFFQEEFSCSIKTGLLRGETHIPDLITCRLTSLSVFQIVSLSSVAIYTLLVPVIIYNLTRLCRWDKRLLSIYEMLPAFDLLSRKMLGCPINDLNVILLFLRANVSELISFSWLSVLCALKDTTTQKHNIDTVVDFMTLLAGLEPSKPKHLTHGMCDENP, encoded by the exons ATGTCGCTTGCACACACAGCTGCAGAGTACATGCTCTCGGATGCCCTGCTGCCCGACCGCAGGGGCCCCCGCCTCAAAGGACTGCGCCTGGAACTGCCCCTGGACCGCATGGTCAAGTTCGTAGCCATGGGCTTCCCCTTGTTGCTGATGTCGCTGGCATTTGCCCAGGAGTTCTCCTCTG GGTCTCCCATCAGCTGCTTCTGTCCCAGTAACTTCAGCATCCGGCAGGCTGCCTACGTGGACAGTTCCTGCTGGGACGCACTGGTTCACCACGAACAGGATGAGTCTGGCCAGTACAGGACGAAATCCCTCTGGCCTCACAAG GCCCTCCCCTACTCCCTGCTGGCCCTGGCCGTGGCCATGTACCTGCCGGTTCTGCTGTGGCAGTACGCAGCCGTGCCGGCCCTCAGCTCAGATCTGCGGTTCATCATCAGCGAGCTGGACAAATCCTACAACCGCGCCATCCGCCTGGTGCAGCACATGCTGAAGATCTGGCAGGAGGGCTCGGACCCGCATGCGTTCTGGGATGAGCTGGAGAA ggctcggaaaGAACGATACTTTGAATTCCCCTTGCTAGAGCGGTACCTGGCCTGTAAGCAGCGCTCACACTCACTAGTGGCCGCCTACCTCCTGAGGAACTCCCTCTTGCTCTTCTTCACCTCGGCCACCTACCTATACCTTGGCCACTTCCACCTGGATGTCTTCTTCCAAGAGGAATTCAGCTGTTCCATCAAGACAGGGCTGCTACGTGGTGAGACCCACATCCCCGATCTGATCACGTGCAGGCTGACCTCTTTGTCTGTCTTCCAGATTGTTAGTCTCTCCAGTGTAGCAATATACACCCTGTTGGTTCCAGTGATAATATACAACCTCACGCGGCTGTGTCGGTGGGACAAACGGCTCCTATCCATCTATGAGATGCTCCCAGCTTTTGACCTCCTCAGCAGAAAGATGCTGGGATGTCCCATCAATGATCTCAATGTGATCCTTCTTTTCCTCCGAGCCAACGTCTCTGAGCTCATCTCTTTTAGCTGGTTGAGTGTCCTGTGTGCGCTGAAGGACACAACCACCCAGAAGCACAACATTGACACAGTGGTGGATTTCATGACTTTATTGGCTGGCTTAGAACCCTCAAAACCTAAACATCTCACCCACGGGATGTGTGATGAAAATCCATAG